A single region of the Solwaraspora sp. WMMD791 genome encodes:
- a CDS encoding P-loop NTPase fold protein codes for MSDGNWWVDDPIDEPSKDLFGRGPFVTRVVDLLDQIGSRPSSTVVGLVGPWGSGKTSTIQMIVAGLDLGRWGVTWINPWALSGPDAVVTELLGAIRAAVPEKSTAGARVRRQLSRYGVLATPALSLVPVVGSAATAVANEAIQRLADQGTTFQEQAEQVRDALDALARPILVVIDDVDRLQPEQLLAVFRAVRALGRLPYVHYVLAYDQETILDVLSATPIAYKNGARAVAFLEKIVTLRLEQPPVRLEHAESLFNTGLADALGRAAAPLNEDAQRRMGEEREVLLLRVLTEPRSVARLLAQIDIYLPLVGAAEVDVVDFITLTFLRTTYPRLYQAIALHRSALVDDTDLAGLRAEFDESGLARLDVPAPHTGRVAAALQRLFPCLTTDPVRSIVAQHQRRGRRRISDRDYIERYFALTSITGEISDDSLVRAIRDLAEGRRSVAVEDLTMALRPDLTDAHACARAARALRRAESLSTELSGGEAAAVIPYVFEQFDHLRVPSAGGFGPDEAATVWLAALLRRADGGPLPAIALRDPGLLPYMLKAIRMAVPEPGDATIARLVAQPPGSSWLADIVQVAYEATWARVQEHTRLGDTAPIEPVSLYVSRLESAFGDTDVDRRIATAVDEGLSIVHLAARLVDIEVVFASAGPHARIGGFDATAFLGRIGRRRVIAVRAHLDDAAAGTRPGALDRADVSWANRRRFAASTLIEALDAGTKEPGSLLPNPPEEQLHPFTNHRPSLIKDGGESLDLTLQVAVLLPAGHEIPARVPNGWGPPLGTREETLIAAMQGSPISSWLRARHSDWGVAAEPWFISNADGRFHTTAQSVARAATPGTLGQSQAIPVRAGAQLITGHISQSPHQQALLLTVGIGFHLAELDERHQPAEARARTVPLPAAFTLNGLFELTDALVRCVQTAKELWTQFDDQSSPPETALLHMSLIASEGLAAVVDLNSYPRQGTVTRTHYSKVYQYRSGPGDITAAALRDWLSEAGYRHHERAILDIWDPTHE; via the coding sequence TTGTCTGACGGCAACTGGTGGGTCGACGACCCGATCGATGAGCCGAGCAAGGACCTGTTCGGGCGCGGTCCGTTTGTGACCCGCGTGGTCGACTTACTTGACCAGATCGGCTCCCGGCCGAGCAGCACGGTGGTTGGGTTGGTCGGCCCGTGGGGCAGCGGTAAGACCAGCACGATCCAGATGATCGTGGCAGGACTCGACCTTGGTCGGTGGGGCGTCACTTGGATCAACCCGTGGGCGTTGTCCGGTCCTGATGCGGTCGTCACCGAGCTGCTCGGCGCGATCCGCGCCGCAGTACCGGAGAAGAGCACCGCCGGCGCACGGGTTCGGCGTCAGCTTTCCCGGTACGGCGTCCTGGCCACGCCAGCGCTGTCGTTGGTGCCGGTGGTCGGTAGTGCCGCGACCGCTGTGGCCAACGAGGCCATCCAGCGGCTTGCCGATCAGGGAACGACCTTTCAGGAGCAGGCAGAGCAGGTCCGCGACGCGCTAGATGCGCTGGCCCGACCGATACTGGTCGTCATCGACGATGTCGACCGGCTGCAGCCCGAGCAGCTGTTGGCGGTGTTCCGTGCGGTGCGCGCGCTGGGCCGGCTGCCGTACGTGCACTACGTCCTCGCGTACGACCAGGAGACCATCCTTGACGTGCTGTCCGCTACGCCGATCGCCTACAAGAACGGTGCCCGGGCCGTCGCGTTCTTGGAGAAGATCGTCACGTTGCGTCTCGAGCAGCCACCGGTCCGCCTGGAACACGCTGAGTCGCTGTTCAACACCGGCCTCGCTGACGCGCTCGGCCGAGCCGCCGCGCCGTTGAACGAGGATGCGCAACGCCGCATGGGCGAAGAGCGTGAGGTGCTGCTGTTGCGGGTTCTGACCGAGCCGCGCAGCGTGGCCCGGCTGCTCGCTCAGATCGATATCTACCTGCCACTGGTCGGCGCTGCTGAGGTCGATGTTGTCGACTTCATCACCCTGACATTCCTGCGAACCACCTATCCGCGTCTGTACCAGGCCATCGCCCTGCACCGCAGCGCACTCGTCGATGACACCGACCTCGCTGGCCTCCGTGCCGAATTCGACGAGTCGGGGCTGGCCCGGCTCGACGTCCCAGCGCCGCACACCGGTCGGGTCGCGGCCGCCCTGCAACGGCTCTTTCCATGTCTGACCACCGACCCGGTCAGATCGATAGTGGCCCAGCACCAGCGGCGCGGGCGGCGGCGGATCAGTGATCGCGACTACATCGAGCGGTATTTCGCCCTGACGTCCATCACCGGAGAGATTAGCGACGATAGTCTCGTTCGGGCCATCCGAGATCTGGCCGAGGGACGCCGTAGCGTGGCGGTCGAGGACCTGACCATGGCGTTACGACCGGACCTCACCGACGCTCATGCGTGCGCTCGGGCGGCCCGGGCACTCCGGCGGGCCGAGTCGCTGTCTACGGAGCTGTCAGGCGGCGAGGCCGCCGCAGTGATCCCGTACGTGTTCGAGCAGTTCGACCACCTTCGCGTTCCCTCAGCGGGCGGGTTCGGTCCTGACGAAGCAGCGACCGTTTGGCTCGCGGCGCTGCTGCGGCGGGCCGACGGCGGGCCGCTGCCCGCAATAGCGCTGAGAGATCCCGGTCTGCTGCCATATATGTTGAAGGCGATCCGGATGGCGGTCCCCGAGCCGGGCGACGCCACAATTGCGCGTCTCGTCGCCCAACCTCCCGGCTCGTCATGGCTTGCGGACATCGTTCAGGTCGCCTACGAAGCGACGTGGGCGCGGGTCCAGGAGCACACGCGTCTTGGCGACACCGCCCCCATCGAACCGGTGAGCCTGTACGTCTCCCGGCTGGAGTCTGCTTTCGGCGACACGGACGTCGACCGGCGGATCGCCACCGCAGTCGACGAGGGTCTGTCAATCGTGCATCTCGCGGCCCGGCTGGTCGACATCGAGGTCGTGTTTGCATCCGCTGGCCCTCACGCCCGGATCGGCGGATTCGACGCGACGGCGTTCCTGGGACGTATCGGCCGCCGCCGTGTTATTGCTGTGCGGGCGCACCTGGACGACGCTGCGGCGGGCACCCGGCCCGGCGCCCTCGACCGCGCCGACGTGTCGTGGGCGAACCGCCGCCGGTTCGCCGCCAGCACCCTCATCGAGGCCCTAGACGCCGGTACGAAGGAACCGGGCAGTCTGCTGCCGAACCCGCCCGAGGAACAACTCCACCCCTTCACCAACCACCGTCCGTCGTTGATAAAAGATGGAGGCGAATCGCTCGACCTGACGCTGCAGGTCGCCGTGCTGCTGCCTGCGGGCCACGAGATTCCTGCGCGTGTGCCCAACGGATGGGGTCCCCCACTCGGGACACGTGAAGAAACCCTGATCGCCGCGATGCAAGGCTCACCGATCAGCAGCTGGCTCCGGGCGCGCCACTCCGACTGGGGCGTAGCCGCCGAACCCTGGTTCATAAGCAATGCTGACGGTCGTTTCCACACCACCGCTCAATCGGTCGCTCGGGCCGCCACACCCGGCACTCTCGGCCAGAGTCAGGCAATTCCGGTCAGGGCCGGTGCCCAGCTCATCACCGGCCACATCTCGCAGAGCCCGCACCAGCAGGCGCTGCTGCTGACCGTCGGCATCGGATTCCACCTAGCAGAACTCGACGAACGGCATCAACCTGCGGAGGCGCGGGCCCGGACCGTACCCCTCCCCGCAGCGTTCACACTTAACGGCTTGTTCGAGCTCACCGACGCGCTTGTCCGGTGCGTGCAGACCGCGAAAGAGCTGTGGACACAATTCGACGACCAGTCATCCCCACCCGAAACCGCGCTCCTACACATGTCACTGATAGCTTCCGAAGGACTCGCCGCGGTCGTCGACCTCAACAGCTACCCACGGCAAGGCACTGTCACTCGTACTCACTACTCCAAGGTCTACCAGTACCGGTCAGGGCCCGGCGATATCACGGCGGCGGCATTGCGAGACTGGCTGAGCGAGGCCGGGTACCGTCACCACGAGCGGGCGATCCTGGATATCTGGGACCCCACGCACGAATAG
- a CDS encoding phage portal protein — protein sequence MDDPESPLFGQPVEPFQAAVDRLWVTDSPDAKFGSFDQTDVKGHLETYGSGVRTLAAIAQLSPHVLLGDLVNLSADALAAAEAATQRKIGEYETIFGESWEQTLRLAALAAGDPESARDLSAQVRWRDTEARSLAAAVDALGKMVTMLAVPAEAAWERIPGVTDQDIERWRGMRRPQTDSPSLPRP from the coding sequence GTGGACGACCCCGAGTCCCCGCTGTTCGGTCAGCCGGTCGAGCCATTCCAGGCCGCCGTTGACCGTCTGTGGGTCACGGACTCGCCGGACGCGAAGTTCGGCAGCTTCGACCAAACCGACGTCAAGGGGCACCTCGAAACCTACGGCTCGGGCGTGCGGACTCTCGCCGCGATCGCCCAACTCAGCCCGCACGTGTTGCTCGGCGACCTGGTCAACCTCTCGGCTGACGCATTGGCCGCCGCCGAGGCTGCCACACAGCGCAAGATCGGCGAGTACGAGACGATCTTCGGCGAGTCGTGGGAGCAGACGCTCCGGCTCGCCGCGCTGGCCGCCGGGGACCCCGAGTCGGCCCGGGACCTGTCCGCGCAGGTCCGCTGGCGTGACACCGAGGCTCGTTCACTGGCCGCCGCCGTGGATGCCCTCGGAAAGATGGTGACCATGCTCGCCGTGCCGGCCGAGGCCGCATGGGAGCGCATTCCTGGCGTCACTGACCAGGACATCGAACGGTGGCGCGGCATGCGACGTCCGCAGACGGACTCGCCCAGCTTGCCGAGGCCCTGA
- a CDS encoding HNH endonuclease, with protein sequence MQKKQRWFDEGALVLRSVLERLGRGSDLPAATDYYACPCCLVAYTREALETGELTEEHVPPRVLGGRGLVLTCKDCNNSSGTYFDSHAHRRADTEGFLRGRVTGRYLPATMYADGIPLRGTAHRTGEGIQVFGVPSQNDPKVQAAHFEAMDAYVDSRDPNPRISFTIHGRYSEARARYSWIRSAYLAAFAALGWSYVLRPVMKPITDQLRNPTAEVLPTYMFRDLSAPPELRRILLVDDPDELRCVAVAMGEFVVFLPGLFRPLTWPQLADAFGERRNIDNQLTVILNGKEMSWPHSPTYFLDRSPTVKE encoded by the coding sequence GTGCAGAAGAAGCAGAGGTGGTTCGACGAAGGCGCGCTCGTGCTGCGTTCCGTGCTGGAACGGCTTGGCCGAGGCAGTGATCTCCCTGCCGCCACTGATTACTACGCCTGCCCATGTTGCCTGGTGGCGTACACGCGGGAAGCCCTGGAAACCGGCGAGTTGACGGAAGAGCATGTACCACCGCGAGTGTTGGGCGGCCGAGGGCTGGTGCTTACCTGCAAGGACTGCAACAACAGCTCCGGCACCTACTTCGACTCGCACGCCCACCGGCGCGCGGACACCGAAGGCTTCCTACGGGGCCGAGTGACGGGCCGCTACCTGCCTGCCACGATGTACGCCGACGGCATCCCGCTGCGGGGCACGGCGCATCGGACAGGGGAAGGTATTCAGGTCTTCGGCGTTCCAAGCCAAAATGACCCTAAGGTGCAGGCGGCGCATTTCGAGGCGATGGATGCCTACGTTGACAGTCGTGACCCCAACCCGAGGATTTCCTTCACTATCCACGGCCGATACAGCGAGGCGCGGGCCCGGTACTCCTGGATCCGTTCGGCGTACCTGGCAGCGTTCGCCGCGCTGGGTTGGAGCTACGTACTCCGGCCAGTGATGAAGCCAATCACCGACCAGCTCAGGAACCCCACTGCCGAAGTCCTCCCAACCTACATGTTCCGTGACCTCAGCGCGCCGCCAGAACTCCGGCGCATATTGCTGGTCGACGACCCAGACGAACTGCGGTGTGTGGCGGTGGCGATGGGCGAGTTTGTGGTATTCCTGCCAGGTCTGTTCCGTCCGCTGACATGGCCACAACTTGCTGACGCCTTCGGGGAGCGGCGGAACATCGATAACCAGCTGACCGTGATCCTCAACGGCAAAGAGATGTCATGGCCACACTCGCCGACTTACTTCCTCGACCGATCTCCGACTGTTAAGGAGTGA